One part of the Parabacteroides distasonis ATCC 8503 genome encodes these proteins:
- a CDS encoding type II toxin-antitoxin system RelE/ParE family toxin: protein MYRLEYTTNFKKDLKTCKKRGLELHLLQRVIDILQETGTLPNQYRPHKLSGKFEGLWECHIKSDWLLIWQQNDTELVLIMTDTGTHADLY from the coding sequence ATGTACCGATTGGAATACACCACGAATTTTAAGAAAGATCTTAAAACGTGTAAGAAAAGGGGATTAGAACTTCATCTACTTCAAAGGGTTATCGATATTCTTCAAGAAACCGGTACGCTCCCCAACCAATATCGCCCCCATAAACTAAGCGGTAAATTTGAGGGCCTATGGGAATGCCATATTAAAAGCGACTGGCTCTTAATATGGCAACAAAACGATACCGAACTGGTCTTGATCATGACCGATACTGGTACGCATGCCGACTTGTATTAA
- a CDS encoding sensor histidine kinase, producing the protein MKKIYKWVYAMIFAVSLYSCIRWVTDYTKEGHYWTQSLGNSILEIVILAFVSYLFFIYFRWQIEKSRRAKEPNRWKFVWRSYGMPFLLIILGVNATLAITRIFTGDAFHMDDIIIANVIGCLFAFMVYNVQRAQVLDKDYAEQRIQLEKIKNDQLQTELKFLKSQYHPHFLFNALNTVYFQIDESNKAPRRTLEMISELLRYQLYGGNQKVSILQEIDYLKTYIALRKLRMSERLRLRVEFPPELNELNIYPLLFLPLVENAFKYVGGDYQLDIIMKWENNRISLFIRNSIPELSAEDEALRKSVDERQRKGIGLVNLRRRLSLLYPNKHRLETRKEETEFVAELMIEIEDI; encoded by the coding sequence ATGAAAAAGATATATAAGTGGGTATATGCCATGATTTTTGCGGTCTCTTTGTATTCTTGTATCCGCTGGGTAACGGATTATACGAAAGAAGGACACTATTGGACACAGTCCTTGGGGAATAGTATCTTAGAAATCGTGATCCTTGCTTTTGTCTCTTATTTGTTTTTTATTTATTTCAGATGGCAGATCGAGAAGAGCCGAAGAGCGAAAGAACCGAATAGATGGAAATTTGTTTGGAGATCGTATGGAATGCCTTTCTTATTGATTATATTGGGTGTGAATGCTACGTTGGCAATAACCCGTATATTTACCGGTGATGCTTTCCATATGGACGATATAATAATCGCGAACGTGATAGGGTGTTTGTTTGCGTTTATGGTCTATAATGTTCAGCGAGCTCAAGTATTGGATAAAGATTACGCCGAGCAGCGTATCCAACTGGAAAAGATCAAGAATGATCAATTACAGACGGAATTGAAGTTCTTGAAATCCCAATATCATCCTCACTTCTTGTTTAATGCGCTTAATACCGTTTATTTCCAGATTGATGAAAGTAACAAGGCGCCTCGTCGCACGTTAGAGATGATATCCGAACTCTTGCGTTACCAACTGTATGGCGGTAATCAGAAGGTCAGTATCCTACAAGAAATTGATTATTTGAAAACTTATATAGCTTTGCGTAAGCTTCGTATGAGTGAACGCCTGCGGTTGCGTGTAGAGTTTCCGCCCGAATTGAATGAACTGAATATTTATCCGTTACTCTTCCTCCCGTTGGTAGAGAACGCTTTTAAATACGTAGGTGGCGATTATCAATTGGATATTATCATGAAATGGGAAAATAACCGGATCAGTTTGTTTATACGAAACTCCATCCCCGAGCTTTCAGCGGAGGACGAAGCGTTGCGTAAATCGGTGGATGAACGGCAACGTAAAGGCATCGGTCTGGTAAATTTACGCCGCCGATTATCTTTGTTGTATCCCAATAAGCACCGTTTGGAAACCCGGAAAGAAGAGACTGAGTTCGTAGCGGAATTAATGATTGAAATAGAAGATATATGA
- a CDS encoding esterase: MKRLSILAVFMLISVITFAQQALWGSQNIISPEIHPDNTVTFRFMAPKAIKVQVTGDFLPTQKMETQFGLVDVPGTVDLKEGKEGVWEYTTPEPLPSELYSYSFIVDGLKTTDPNNVYLNRDVASVTNIFIIKGGQGDLYSVNDVPHGTVARRWYESPTLGKTRRITVYTPAGYETSGKKYPVFYLLHGMGGDEEAWIALGRTAQILDNLIAQGKAKPMIVVMTNGNADQEAAPGESSLGLVKPNMQLPKTMEGSMESSFPDVIKFIESNYRVEKKKSSRAIAGLSMGGFHSLHISKQYPDMFDYVGLFSAAILPREGSESPIYQNMDEKLKVQFGKHPKLYWIAIGKTDFLYKNNVDYRKKLDDNGYKYEYYESDGGHIWKNWRIYLTKFAPMLFK; encoded by the coding sequence ATGAAAAGATTATCAATCTTGGCCGTATTCATGCTGATCAGCGTGATCACGTTCGCCCAACAAGCCCTTTGGGGTAGTCAGAACATCATCTCTCCGGAGATTCATCCGGATAACACCGTAACCTTCCGGTTCATGGCACCCAAAGCGATCAAGGTGCAGGTAACAGGAGATTTCCTTCCCACACAGAAGATGGAGACTCAGTTCGGTTTAGTGGATGTACCCGGTACCGTTGATTTAAAGGAAGGTAAAGAAGGCGTTTGGGAATATACCACACCGGAACCTCTTCCCTCCGAATTATATAGCTATTCCTTTATTGTCGATGGATTAAAGACTACAGATCCTAATAATGTCTATCTGAACCGTGACGTGGCATCCGTTACGAATATCTTTATCATCAAGGGTGGACAGGGCGATTTATACAGCGTTAATGATGTTCCTCACGGAACGGTCGCTCGCCGTTGGTATGAGAGCCCGACATTGGGAAAGACCCGCCGTATTACCGTTTATACGCCGGCTGGCTATGAGACAAGTGGCAAAAAATATCCGGTATTCTACCTCTTACATGGCATGGGTGGCGACGAGGAAGCTTGGATCGCCTTAGGACGTACGGCCCAGATCTTAGACAATTTGATCGCCCAAGGTAAGGCAAAACCGATGATCGTGGTTATGACAAACGGAAACGCGGATCAAGAGGCCGCTCCGGGAGAATCCAGCCTAGGTTTAGTTAAGCCGAATATGCAACTACCTAAAACCATGGAGGGTAGCATGGAAAGCAGCTTCCCGGATGTCATTAAGTTTATCGAGAGCAATTACCGTGTGGAAAAAAAGAAATCCAGCCGTGCGATAGCCGGACTTTCCATGGGCGGTTTCCATTCTTTGCATATATCTAAGCAATATCCTGATATGTTCGATTACGTAGGATTATTCTCTGCCGCTATCCTCCCCCGTGAAGGCTCCGAATCTCCCATCTACCAGAATATGGATGAGAAGCTGAAAGTACAATTCGGCAAGCACCCGAAATTATACTGGATCGCCATCGGCAAGACCGACTTCTTATACAAGAACAACGTAGACTATCGCAAGAAACTAGACGATAACGGCTACAAATACGAATACTACGAGAGCGACGGCGGCCATATCTGGAAAAACTGGCGCATCTACCTCACAAAATTCGCCCCAATGTTATTCAAATAA
- a CDS encoding DUF1599 domain-containing protein, with product MPNTKEQFEQVISLCRELFEKKLKDYGPSWRIMRPQSVTDQIFIKANRIRSLEIKGTSMVDEGIRPEFIAIVNYGVIGLVQLALGFADTTDITIEKALELYDKYIAETKELMYAKNHDYDEAWRSMRISSYTDLILMKIYRTKQIESHGGKTLVSEGVDANYMDMINYALFGLIKLEFGEE from the coding sequence ATGCCAAATACAAAGGAACAATTCGAGCAAGTGATCTCCCTGTGCCGGGAGTTGTTCGAGAAGAAGTTGAAAGATTACGGGCCGTCGTGGAGGATCATGCGCCCCCAGTCGGTTACCGATCAGATATTTATCAAGGCGAACCGTATCCGTAGCTTGGAGATCAAGGGGACGAGCATGGTGGACGAGGGAATCCGTCCGGAGTTTATCGCTATCGTTAATTATGGTGTGATCGGCTTGGTCCAATTGGCGTTGGGATTTGCGGATACGACCGATATCACGATAGAGAAAGCCTTGGAATTATACGATAAATACATTGCGGAGACGAAGGAACTGATGTACGCCAAGAATCATGATTATGATGAGGCGTGGCGCAGCATGCGTATCAGCTCGTATACGGATCTTATTTTGATGAAGATTTATCGGACTAAGCAAATCGAGAGTCATGGAGGCAAGACGCTCGTTTCTGAGGGAGTGGACGCCAACTACATGGATATGATTAATTATGCCCTCTTCGGTTTGATCAAGCTGGAGTTTGGTGAGGAGTGA
- a CDS encoding M23 family metallopeptidase, producing MSIRTFLFICCAAVMVSTANAENPVKPETPETPNHPTHKLMDKRVSELMADRVGFKKDMALKELAEINEKAELEARENLMFPADELYGEWTNEWVNPFRGKKVDMPDSCVIDCSTFVLPMDSMTRVTSKYGPRRRRMHKGIDLKVQIGDTIRAAFDGKVRIKNFERRGYGYYLVIRHPNGLETVYGHLSKFLVGVNDIVRAGDPIALGGNTGRSTGSHLHFETRFLGQAINPADIIDFENSIPHQDQYVFRNVKINGRKSNIYTSSNSQMVYHRVKSGDTLGKIARIYGTTVNELCRLNGLKSTSMLRIGQSIRCSAGVETAAKATPKAQTQKKSTASASSKKITVQASSSATASLGEDTNTMNDVEATSVYHRIKSGDTLGAIAKRYGTSVSKLCELNGITKTTVLRLGRSLRCS from the coding sequence ATGAGTATAAGGACATTTCTATTCATTTGTTGTGCCGCTGTGATGGTATCGACTGCTAATGCGGAGAACCCGGTGAAACCGGAAACTCCGGAGACTCCCAATCATCCAACCCACAAACTTATGGACAAGCGTGTATCTGAGTTAATGGCTGACCGTGTTGGCTTTAAGAAAGATATGGCTTTGAAGGAGCTTGCGGAGATTAATGAAAAAGCGGAGTTGGAGGCGAGAGAGAACTTGATGTTCCCTGCCGATGAATTATATGGCGAATGGACAAATGAATGGGTGAATCCTTTCCGGGGTAAAAAGGTAGATATGCCGGATTCTTGCGTAATCGATTGTTCTACTTTTGTCTTGCCTATGGACTCTATGACAAGGGTCACTTCAAAGTATGGTCCTCGCCGTAGACGGATGCATAAGGGGATAGACTTGAAAGTGCAAATTGGAGATACGATCCGTGCGGCGTTTGACGGCAAGGTGCGTATCAAGAATTTCGAGCGTAGGGGATATGGCTATTATCTTGTGATTCGCCATCCGAATGGTTTAGAGACTGTATATGGTCATTTATCTAAATTCTTAGTAGGTGTGAACGATATCGTACGGGCTGGAGATCCGATCGCTTTAGGGGGAAATACAGGACGCTCTACGGGATCTCATTTGCATTTTGAGACTCGTTTTCTTGGACAGGCTATTAACCCGGCTGATATTATTGACTTCGAGAACTCAATACCTCATCAGGATCAATATGTGTTTCGTAACGTCAAGATTAACGGACGTAAGAGCAATATCTATACATCTTCCAATAGTCAGATGGTGTACCATCGTGTAAAATCCGGTGATACCTTAGGTAAAATCGCACGTATATATGGTACGACAGTGAATGAGCTTTGTCGTTTAAATGGATTGAAATCTACTTCTATGTTACGTATCGGCCAGTCCATTCGTTGTAGTGCCGGTGTGGAAACCGCGGCTAAAGCGACTCCAAAAGCTCAAACTCAAAAGAAATCGACTGCTTCCGCATCTTCTAAGAAAATCACGGTACAGGCAAGTTCTTCCGCTACCGCTTCTTTAGGAGAAGACACGAATACAATGAATGATGTGGAGGCTACTTCGGTTTATCATCGTATTAAATCCGGTGATACGCTTGGCGCTATCGCTAAAAGATACGGTACTTCTGTTAGTAAACTCTGCGAATTGAACGGTATCACAAAGACTACCGTGTTGCGTTTAGGACGCTCATTACGCTGTTCATAA
- the folE gene encoding GTP cyclohydrolase I FolE has product MSEVNEETLRAREALAGHYKEVLGLLGEDVEREGLLKTPERVAKAMQFLTKGYHEDPEAVLRSAMFQEEDYKQMVIVKDIDFFSLCEHHMLPFFGKAHVAYIPKKYITGLSKIPRVVDIFARRLQIQERMTMQIKDCIQRTLDPLGVMVVIEAQHMCMQMRGVEKQNSLTTTSDFTGFFQQAKTREEFMNLIKHNR; this is encoded by the coding sequence ATGTCAGAAGTAAACGAAGAGACGCTACGTGCCCGGGAAGCTTTGGCCGGCCATTATAAGGAAGTATTGGGTTTGCTGGGTGAGGACGTGGAGCGTGAGGGTCTGCTTAAAACGCCGGAACGTGTAGCGAAAGCGATGCAGTTTTTAACCAAGGGATACCATGAGGATCCGGAGGCGGTACTCCGTTCCGCCATGTTTCAGGAAGAGGATTACAAACAGATGGTTATCGTGAAAGATATCGATTTCTTCTCCCTTTGTGAGCATCATATGTTGCCTTTCTTTGGCAAGGCCCACGTGGCTTATATCCCCAAGAAATATATTACGGGCTTAAGCAAGATCCCTAGGGTAGTGGATATCTTCGCCCGCCGCCTTCAGATACAGGAGCGTATGACGATGCAGATCAAGGATTGCATCCAGAGGACCTTGGACCCGTTGGGCGTGATGGTCGTGATCGAGGCGCAGCATATGTGTATGCAGATGCGTGGCGTGGAGAAACAAAATTCCTTGACGACTACCTCTGATTTCACAGGCTTTTTCCAACAAGCTAAGACGCGCGAGGAGTTTATGAATCTGATCAAGCATAACCGCTGA
- a CDS encoding LytR/AlgR family response regulator transcription factor — protein MTITCVITDDEPMARKGLQSYVERVDFLSLTGVCEDAIQLNTLLKTQQPDLLLLDIEMPYLSGLDLLATLNQPPKVIVTSAYEQYALKGYELDVVDYLLKPISFERFLKGVNKVHDLLARENTPDADASFFVKSEKQMRKIYLRDILFVEALENYVSIYTTSGRVLTHSTLKRIGESLPDDQFLQTHKSYIINADRVDLVEGNRLRIESYQIPIARNLRDVVFKRILKNTL, from the coding sequence ATGACAATAACCTGCGTGATAACAGATGATGAGCCGATGGCCCGTAAAGGATTGCAATCGTATGTGGAGCGAGTGGATTTTCTCTCCTTGACCGGTGTATGTGAGGACGCTATCCAATTAAATACCCTGTTGAAAACTCAGCAGCCGGATTTACTTTTGTTAGATATCGAGATGCCTTATCTTTCCGGTTTGGATTTATTGGCGACCTTAAACCAGCCTCCCAAAGTGATCGTTACTTCCGCTTATGAGCAATATGCCTTGAAAGGGTATGAGCTGGATGTCGTGGATTATTTGCTGAAGCCTATTTCCTTTGAGCGTTTCTTAAAAGGCGTGAATAAGGTGCACGACCTGTTGGCTCGGGAGAATACGCCGGATGCGGATGCCTCGTTCTTCGTGAAAAGCGAGAAGCAAATGCGTAAGATCTACCTAAGAGATATCTTATTTGTAGAGGCGTTGGAAAATTATGTTAGTATCTATACTACTTCCGGTAGAGTATTGACCCATTCAACCTTGAAGCGGATCGGGGAATCCCTACCCGATGATCAATTTCTCCAAACGCATAAATCGTATATAATTAATGCGGATCGTGTCGATCTGGTAGAAGGGAATAGATTACGTATCGAATCCTATCAAATCCCGATCGCCCGTAATCTCAGAGATGTTGTATTTAAGCGTATCCTTAAGAATACGTTGTAA
- a CDS encoding BT_3928 family protein: MEYKETVKKVIAEVCRLLLGVVFIFSGTVKAVDPMGGAIKIGDYLTSFGLDKLQPFTVLISFNLSALEFMLGVCMLLGVYRRYTTFLTLLMMSFMTPLTLYLAIFNPVSDCGCFGDALVISNWQTFYKNVVLLAAAIYVFIHNQRLLQGYTYHVYWFVALWSYVFAIGFAYRNYNHLPILDFRPYKLGANIPALMSIPEGAPEDEYAYSFIYERDGVQKEFSLENAPADDSTWTFVDSKTKLIKQGYVPPVTTFHIYNENDADVTDELLNDPKGLFLLIAPRLENADDERIDEINNVYDYALENGLGFYCVTGSSAEAIATWSDNTGAEYPFLMADDVLLKTIIRSNPGLVLLKKGTILMKWHYNDIPQEEDLKTIVNGYLEGNTDWKAKEDARLITNLLSFTVPLLLVWGYDALRNRRRRKGKESE, encoded by the coding sequence ATGGAATATAAGGAAACCGTAAAGAAAGTGATCGCAGAGGTCTGCCGCCTGTTACTGGGAGTAGTCTTTATCTTCTCCGGGACGGTGAAGGCTGTCGATCCCATGGGAGGAGCCATTAAGATTGGCGACTATCTGACTTCCTTTGGGCTGGATAAGCTGCAACCTTTTACGGTATTGATCTCCTTCAACTTGTCCGCTCTGGAATTCATGCTGGGTGTCTGTATGCTATTAGGGGTGTACCGGCGGTATACGACCTTCTTGACCTTGCTGATGATGTCTTTCATGACGCCGCTGACGCTGTATCTGGCGATCTTCAATCCCGTATCGGATTGCGGTTGCTTCGGGGATGCCTTGGTGATCAGTAATTGGCAGACCTTCTATAAGAATGTCGTACTTTTGGCCGCCGCTATTTACGTGTTCATCCATAATCAGCGGCTTTTACAAGGCTATACCTACCATGTCTACTGGTTCGTGGCTTTGTGGTCATATGTCTTCGCTATCGGTTTCGCTTACCGGAATTATAATCATTTGCCGATCTTGGATTTCCGTCCCTATAAGTTGGGTGCGAATATCCCTGCCTTGATGTCGATACCGGAAGGTGCGCCCGAGGATGAATATGCGTATTCTTTTATTTACGAGAGGGATGGCGTACAGAAAGAATTTTCTTTGGAGAACGCCCCGGCCGATGATAGCACGTGGACTTTCGTGGATTCAAAGACCAAGCTGATCAAACAAGGATACGTTCCCCCCGTTACCACATTTCATATTTATAATGAGAATGACGCAGACGTGACTGATGAGTTGCTGAACGACCCGAAAGGTCTCTTTCTTTTGATCGCCCCCCGTCTGGAGAATGCGGATGATGAGCGTATTGACGAGATCAACAATGTATACGATTACGCCTTGGAGAACGGTTTGGGCTTTTATTGCGTGACGGGTTCTTCCGCCGAGGCTATCGCTACATGGAGTGATAATACCGGTGCCGAGTATCCGTTTCTTATGGCCGATGATGTCCTTTTGAAAACGATCATCCGCTCCAACCCGGGATTGGTCTTGCTGAAGAAAGGTACGATCTTGATGAAGTGGCATTACAACGATATTCCACAGGAAGAAGACCTGAAAACGATCGTAAACGGCTATCTGGAAGGAAATACCGACTGGAAAGCGAAAGAAGATGCCCGGCTAATAACCAACCTATTAAGTTTTACCGTACCTTTGTTGCTGGTTTGGGGATACGATGCCTTGCGCAATCGCCGTCGCCGGAAAGGAAAAGAATCTGAATAG
- a CDS encoding TonB-dependent receptor domain-containing protein: MSRNFFIVVLLTIGSFSGWGQVDTIADQKLQEVVIMAKLPTVEMKPGKMTYRLDASITQSQGNVYDVLTSLPGIVIQNDGTIFLNGQNGANILMDGKPTYLSGQDLVNLLKSTPASITDKIDLITQPSARYDASGNSGIIDIRTKKILRRGMNLSVNGSYDQGKYGEGFASTTLNLRTNKFNFYLSYSYSRKNDYDDLYVERSYLEGWRPEGETGQMTQSSYRTWKNKSNYYRFGIDYQMSEKTTIGLSTDGNLAGSKVEGDMNSSIPKRSPQTGGLLRTLNDQNRSRDNFTAVLSLTHTFNSDGGVLDASMDYLRYRYEEDQYLNSQDTLFGDMGGGIHLYSGQVNLVWPFSKSFTFHAGAKTSFVSIDNNADYNRLQGDSWQSDHDLSCDFQYDENINAGYIQLDAKFSSVSLEAGLRLENTRIEGEQSGNAYQRDSSFTNHYTHLFPTLSVQYALRNGNSLSLTYGKRIVRPNYRDLNPFVYIHDEYTYDKGNTLLRPELSDNLELAYIYGDLFRVGLAFNYTKDVIIKSYLDQGNYVVYVSPENLSSRVSVGPRLSTSQLPLTSFWNVNVSASWIYNRYRLPENYQVKVNERWTPNIGISNQFNFARTWSAELIGFYNGKMAAGQATIYPLWQINAGIQKKIWKGRGTIQLFARDIFHSNVSRMSVMTPTQHAFIKERMNRTVVGISLTYRINRGLEVKESRRKHSVDESKRINL; encoded by the coding sequence ATGAGCAGGAATTTTTTTATAGTAGTTCTATTGACAATTGGTTCTTTTAGCGGTTGGGGACAGGTCGATACGATAGCGGACCAGAAGCTACAGGAGGTGGTGATAATGGCTAAGCTCCCTACGGTAGAGATGAAACCGGGGAAGATGACTTATAGGCTGGATGCCTCTATCACCCAAAGCCAAGGGAATGTCTACGACGTGTTGACCAGTTTGCCGGGAATCGTGATACAAAACGATGGCACTATTTTCTTGAATGGTCAAAACGGAGCGAATATCTTGATGGATGGTAAGCCGACCTATTTATCGGGGCAAGATCTTGTCAACCTCTTAAAATCGACTCCTGCCTCCATTACAGATAAAATCGATTTGATTACGCAGCCATCGGCACGTTACGACGCTAGTGGAAACTCCGGTATTATCGATATACGTACGAAGAAGATATTGCGAAGGGGAATGAACCTTTCGGTAAATGGTAGTTATGACCAAGGTAAATATGGGGAAGGTTTCGCTTCTACTACCTTGAATCTGCGGACGAATAAGTTCAACTTCTATCTCTCTTATTCCTATTCCCGGAAGAATGATTACGATGATTTGTATGTGGAGAGAAGCTATCTGGAAGGTTGGCGGCCGGAAGGGGAGACCGGGCAGATGACGCAATCTTCCTATCGAACTTGGAAGAATAAGTCAAACTATTATCGTTTCGGGATCGATTATCAAATGTCGGAAAAGACTACGATAGGGCTTTCCACGGATGGAAATCTGGCGGGTAGCAAGGTTGAGGGAGACATGAACTCATCCATTCCTAAGCGATCTCCGCAAACCGGAGGTTTGCTTCGTACCTTGAACGACCAGAATCGTTCGCGGGATAATTTTACGGCTGTTTTAAGTTTAACACATACCTTTAACTCCGATGGCGGGGTCTTGGATGCCTCTATGGACTACTTGCGTTATCGATACGAGGAAGATCAATATTTGAATAGCCAAGATACCTTGTTTGGGGATATGGGTGGAGGAATCCATTTATACTCCGGACAAGTGAATCTGGTGTGGCCTTTCTCGAAATCCTTCACGTTCCATGCGGGCGCCAAGACCTCTTTCGTCTCTATCGATAATAACGCTGATTATAATCGGCTACAAGGCGACTCTTGGCAGTCGGACCATGACTTGAGTTGTGATTTTCAGTATGACGAGAATATAAACGCAGGCTATATACAGCTTGACGCCAAATTCTCTTCGGTAAGTCTGGAGGCAGGTCTTCGTCTGGAGAATACCCGTATAGAGGGTGAACAGTCGGGTAACGCTTATCAAAGAGACTCCTCCTTTACCAATCATTATACACATTTATTCCCTACGCTTTCTGTTCAGTATGCCTTGAGGAATGGGAATAGTCTGTCGCTTACTTATGGCAAACGGATTGTCCGTCCGAATTACCGGGACCTGAATCCGTTTGTATATATCCACGATGAGTATACGTATGATAAAGGTAACACCTTATTACGCCCGGAATTATCCGATAATCTGGAACTGGCCTATATATATGGCGATTTATTCCGGGTGGGGCTTGCTTTCAATTATACGAAGGATGTAATTATCAAGAGCTATTTGGATCAAGGGAACTATGTTGTTTATGTCTCACCGGAAAATCTCTCTTCCCGCGTCAGCGTAGGTCCTCGGCTCAGTACCTCCCAGTTACCGCTAACCTCATTTTGGAACGTGAACGTCAGCGCATCCTGGATCTATAACCGGTATCGTTTGCCGGAGAATTATCAAGTAAAGGTGAATGAGAGATGGACACCGAATATCGGGATCTCGAATCAGTTTAACTTTGCCCGGACTTGGAGCGCTGAACTTATCGGTTTCTATAATGGGAAAATGGCGGCGGGACAAGCTACGATCTATCCGTTATGGCAAATAAATGCCGGTATCCAGAAGAAGATATGGAAAGGCCGGGGAACGATCCAGTTATTCGCACGGGATATTTTCCATTCAAATGTATCGAGAATGAGCGTGATGACTCCCACCCAGCACGCTTTTATAAAAGAGCGGATGAACCGGACGGTAGTCGGTATTTCATTGACCTATCGTATAAATCGTGGTTTGGAGGTGAAAGAATCTCGCCGGAAGCATAGCGTAGATGAAAGTAAAAGAATAAATTTGTGA
- the tpiA gene encoding triose-phosphate isomerase, whose translation MRKNIVAGNWKMNTTLAEGLALAKGLDEALKGKTPNCDVIIGTPFTHLASVAAAIDTNKIGVAAENCADKEKGAYTGEVSAAMVASTGAKYVILGHSERRAYYHETPEILKTKVELALANGLTPIFCIGEVLEEREAGKHFEVVDAQIAGSLFDLSAEDFGKIILAYEPVWAIGTGKTASAEQAEEIHAHIRATLAAKYGNEVADNCTILYGGSCNAGNAKELFAKPNVDGGLIGGASLAVDKFMPIIEAF comes from the coding sequence ATGAGAAAGAATATTGTTGCAGGAAACTGGAAAATGAACACTACTCTTGCTGAAGGTCTTGCTTTGGCTAAAGGTTTGGACGAGGCTTTGAAGGGTAAGACTCCGAATTGCGATGTGATCATCGGTACTCCGTTCACTCACTTGGCAAGCGTTGCTGCCGCTATCGATACAAACAAGATCGGTGTTGCCGCTGAGAACTGCGCTGACAAGGAAAAAGGTGCTTATACAGGTGAGGTTTCTGCCGCTATGGTAGCTTCTACTGGTGCGAAATATGTGATCTTAGGCCACTCTGAGAGACGTGCTTATTATCATGAGACTCCGGAAATCTTGAAGACGAAGGTTGAGTTGGCTTTGGCTAACGGTTTGACTCCGATCTTCTGCATCGGTGAGGTTTTGGAAGAGAGAGAAGCCGGTAAGCACTTCGAGGTAGTAGACGCTCAGATCGCTGGTTCTTTGTTCGACCTTTCCGCTGAGGATTTCGGTAAGATCATCTTGGCTTACGAGCCGGTATGGGCTATCGGCACGGGTAAGACTGCTTCCGCTGAGCAAGCTGAGGAGATCCACGCTCACATCCGCGCTACTTTGGCCGCTAAATATGGCAATGAGGTAGCTGATAACTGCACGATCCTTTACGGTGGTAGCTGTAACGCCGGTAACGCTAAGGAATTGTTCGCTAAACCGAACGTAGACGGTGGTTTGATCGGTGGCGCTTCTTTGGCCGTTGACAAATTCATGCCGATTATCGAGGCTTTTTAA